The Oncorhynchus nerka isolate Pitt River linkage group LG12, Oner_Uvic_2.0, whole genome shotgun sequence genome contains the following window.
aatttgatatgTATGTTGTGTTTTAtaccgttccattaattccattccagtcgttacaatgagcccgtcctcctatagctcctccgaccagcctcctctgatgcgTTGTAGGACGTACTAAACCTGACTGAGTTGTTCTCACCCCTGACTCACTGCTACTGGTTCTTCTGTATTTAGGTACTGGCATCCCTGCTGGTCCCAGCGTCGGGTTCCAGTCCCGGCAGCGCTACAGCAGTGGATACATCCAGTGTATGCAGGAGGTCCATAACCTGCTCCTGGGCTGTCCAGACATGGACAAGCCTCTAGGGGCCCAGCTCCTCAATCACCTCCTTAAGTCTCTGCCCCACATCAGCTCAGAGACTGGGCCTGGAAACACTGGTGGCAATGGGCCTAATCGGACCCCAACAAGGCCTATCACTGGTGGGGTCAATGGGACTCTGATAAGGGCCATTGGTAATTGTaacggtggtggtagtagtagtagtagtagtagtagtagtggtgctaGTCCCAATTCTGGACCTGGATCCCCTCCCCAGTCTCCGCTTTCACTGCCTTCTGGAGGAGTAGGTCTATTCCGACCTCGCCGTTTACAGATGCATCATGCCTCGCCGCCGTTGACCCCGCCCACAATATGTTCCCCGTTCCATGCCCCCCACAGGCAGGTGCATtctgggagagatgggagggagcagctgcctgcctcctccccttctaGCTCACCCAACCTCCCCCAGCCAGGGGTGTCTCACCCCGCCCCTCTGCCCCCTTTCTTCGGCCCTGTGGGAGACCCCTCTATGTGGAGGCCTTGGTgaaagaggacacacacacacacacatttcatcaCTTTAGGACCCCTGAGTTTTTCCTTACCCTGTGATCTGAGTGAAAAAATGCCCTATTGGCAGCAGACCACCTAGGGCCTGGGGTTTTTCCCAGTCACCTCATGctgtggtcaggaaaaactcagGGACTCTTTGTTTTTGATCTAATTCCATCTCATGGAATCGCTCAACTCTGTTGTTCCTGGATTGAGTGCAGAAGTCAGGAGATCTGGGTGGATCTACAAGTTTCACTTCCTGTCAAATTGAATCCAATATGTTGTGGTGTGATTGACAGATGCATCAGCCCTCTAGGAACATGTCTGTAGTGTTCTGCTGTATTAACTGCTTTGCCAGCGGTTCTATGGTCTCATTTTTTGTTTAATTGCTTCACATTTTAGACAtacaaatatttgtattttttttatgagATTGGCCAGAAGTAAGCATTGTTTTTAcaattttgtgttttcttccaaGTATTTCGCTGG
Protein-coding sequences here:
- the LOC115137891 gene encoding transcription cofactor HES-6-like, which gives rise to MTASNMEHGGNAPEKNFNAKDERKLRKPLIEKKRRERINCSLEQLKGIMVDAYNLDQSKLEKADVLEVTVQHMEGLQKGHGTGIPAGPSVGFQSRQRYSSGYIQCMQEVHNLLLGCPDMDKPLGAQLLNHLLKSLPHISSETGPGNTGGNGPNRTPTRPITGGVNGTLIRAIGNCNGGGSSSSSSSSSGASPNSGPGSPPQSPLSLPSGGVGLFRPRRLQMHHASPPLTPPTICSPFHAPHRQVHSGRDGREQLPASSPSSSPNLPQPGVSHPAPLPPFFGPVGDPSMWRPW